From the genome of Anopheles moucheti chromosome 3, idAnoMoucSN_F20_07, whole genome shotgun sequence, one region includes:
- the LOC128302393 gene encoding daxx-like protein — protein MESSSVIVLDSDSDDGVIADNPSNSRGGKRKATPSPHSATTMHTGPQLNGTSGGNSVVTASGSAQDHPPQRKRIKPITIATNLSDKQWTDGKTPPHNNNNQPIVGNENFATITYSEDWEKEIKQYQQKLAGVSGDNGERSLSVQTATATVTATATSCRNSNTSNDDTQPNGSSRRSSTDAMDKSGSAAQARDKSASRKAPSKPLDKNPIGKEFQELLDACRHADRSEDMEMLIKGKLIRYYEIVHPDYVNSKSFKQAVVQVTAGIRAQPNLVFYRLREIVEELSARRKSRSVAHPVAEQDNHVPAHELNSTGNAKKDQQIALLNHTLNRLVKRIKQLEEAEVDFNQEINSTYLMTERYKKRAVEIFNKICDITGEDKNAQRLVRKPIQFQGTQYAEFNQTLSVFINKNKTVPDFCDVLKCLEHCNIKHDYGLRSERTNRIAQDAFSKVAKLLQKRRKTDLYETVMYHAGAEKDPATADPKLLAKLEENGKHYSKVNSIIDKYVEKELILREENHKKTEKTNTLAEHNNETMPSSSKPSATATSSGTTFPNGRRNANILEHTHGADDDDDDDEDDDEYDEDEDDAESTTKENVQPYLFEDDVVISDDEELIVLDS, from the exons ATGGAATCTTCATCAGTAATTGTGCTTGACTCGGATTCGGATGATGGG GTGATAGCGGACAATCCCTCCAATAGTAGAGGCGGTAAAAGGAAAGCAACACCATCCCCGCACTCTGCCACCACCATGCATACCGGCCCTCAGCTAAATGGAACGAGTGGCGGCAATAGTGTTGTGACTGCTTCCGGAAGTGCACAGGATCATCCACCACAACGGAAACGCATCAAACCGATTACGATCGCAACGAATCTGTCGGATAAGCAATGGACCGACGGGAAAACACCACCacataataacaataatcagCCGATTGTTGGTAACGAAAACTTCGCGACAATCACTTACTCCGAGGATTGGGAAAAGGAAATTAAGCAATATCAGCAAAAGCTGGCCGGTGTTAGTGGAGACAACGGGGAACGTTCCTTGTCCGTACAGACAGCAACAGCGACAGTTACCGCCACTGCTACCAGTTGTCGCAACAGCAATACATCGAACGATGATACGCAACCAAACGGTAGTAGTAGAAGAAGTTCAACCGATGCTATGGATAAAAGCGGTTCCGCAGCACAAGCTAGGGATAAAAGTGCGTCTCGTAAAGCTCCATCCAAACCGCTAGACAAAAATCCAATCGGCAAAGAATTTCAGGAACTGCTGGATGCTTGTCGTCATGCGGACCGTTCTGAAGATATGGAAATGTTGATAAAGGGAAAGCTGATCCGCTACTATGAGATCGTTCATCCAGATTATGTAAACTCTAAAAGCTTCAAACAAGCAGTCGTACAAGTAACGGCCGGTATACGGGCACAACCGAATCTCGTATTTTACCGGTTACGCGAAATCGTGGAAGAGCTGAGTGCGCGGCGGAAATCGCGCTCCGTTGCGCACCCCGTAGCAGAACAGGACAATCATGTACCGGCACATGAGCTAAACTCGACCGGTAACGCTAAGAAAGATCAACAAATCGCCCTACTGAACCACACCCTGAATCGTCTTGTGAAGCGCATCAAACAACTAGAAGAGGCAGAGGTAGATTTCAACCAGGAGATAAATTCCACCTACCTCATGACTGAACGGTATAAAAAGCGTGCAGTCGAGATCTTTAATAAGATATGCGACATCACGGGGGAGGATAAAAATGCTCAGCGGTTGGTGCGGAAACCGATTCAATTCCAGGGCACGCAGTACGCGGAGTTCAATCAAACGTTGTCGGTCTTcattaacaaaaacaaaaccgtgccGGACTTTTGCGACGTGTTGAAATGTTTGGAGCACTGCAACATAAAGCACGACTACGGATTACGATCGGAGCGGACGAATCGGATCGCGCAGGATGCCTTCAGTAAGGTGGCCAAACTGCTGCAGAAACGGCGCAAAACGGACCTTTACGAAACGGTGATGTACCATGCCGGGGCGGAGAAGGATCCGGCCACGGCGGATCCTAAGTTGCTCGCGAAGCTGGAGGAGAATGGGAAACACTACAGCAAAGTGAACAGCATTATCGATAA GTATGTCGAGAAAGAGCTAATTTTAAGAGaagaaaatcataaaaagaCAGAGAAAACCAATACGCTCGCTGAGCATAACAATGAAACAATGCCATCCAGTAGCAAACCGAGCGCTACAGCCACGAGTTCGGGCACCACGTTTCCGAATGGAAGGAGAAATGCTAACATTCTAGAACATACCCATGGcgccgacgatgatgatgatgacgatgaggatgatgatgagtatgatgaggatgaggatgatgcGGAGTCGACTACGAAGGAAAACGTCCAACCGTACTTGTTCGAGGATGATGTGGTCATATCCGACGACGAGGAGCTGATCGTGCTAGATTCGTAG
- the LOC128302596 gene encoding 40S ribosomal protein S21 isoform X1, producing MENDAGEFVDLYCPRKCSSSNRIIHAKDHASIQINIVDVDPETGRMLDTSKVYAICGEIRRMGESDDCIVRLAKKDGLLSKNY from the exons atggagAACGATGCTGGAGAGTTCGTCGATTTGTACTGCCCCCGCAAGTG CTCTTCGAGCAACCGCATCATCCACGCTAAGGATCATGCCTCCATCCAGATTAACATCGTCGATGTAGACCCCGAGACTGGTCGCATGCTGGACACGTCTAAGGTGTACGCTATTTGCGGTGAGATCCGTCGTATGGGTGAATCGGATGATTGCATCGTTCGTCTGGCCAAAAAGGACGGACTACTGTCAAA GAACTATTAA
- the LOC128302596 gene encoding 40S ribosomal protein S21 isoform X2 — MENDAGEFVDLYCPRKCSSSNRIIHAKDHASIQINIVDVDPETGRMLDTSKVYAICGEIRRMGESDDCIVRLAKKDGLLSK, encoded by the exons atggagAACGATGCTGGAGAGTTCGTCGATTTGTACTGCCCCCGCAAGTG CTCTTCGAGCAACCGCATCATCCACGCTAAGGATCATGCCTCCATCCAGATTAACATCGTCGATGTAGACCCCGAGACTGGTCGCATGCTGGACACGTCTAAGGTGTACGCTATTTGCGGTGAGATCCGTCGTATGGGTGAATCGGATGATTGCATCGTTCGTCTGGCCAAAAAGGACGGACTACTGTCAAAGTAA